A genomic region of Streptococcus suis contains the following coding sequences:
- a CDS encoding S8 family serine peptidase has protein sequence MKKKETFSLRKYKIGTVSVLLGAVFLFAGAPSVAADELTSLVETKVEATVPDAIVSESASESPVVEELVDTSVEATSTDVTTTDNEEETPGSEALENITNAEVETTQPAVETPVISEKKVEEEEKLSVADETTAIANQEEAKPQNIDSNTIITVPKVWDSGYKGEGTVVAIIDSGLDVDHDVLHISDLSTAKYKSEKEIEAAKEAAGITYGEWFNDKVVFGYNYVDVNTVLKEEDKRSHGMHVTSIATGNPTQPVAGQLMYGVAPEAQVMFMRVFSDLKATTGAALYVKAIEDAVKLGADSINLSLGGANGSVVNMNENVTAAIEAARRAGVSVVIAAGNDGTFGSGHSNPSADYPDYGLVGAPSTARDAISVASYNNTTVGSKVINIIGLENNADLNYGKSSFDNPEKSPVPFEIGKEYEYVYAGIGQASDFDGLDLTGKLALIKRGTITFSEKIANATAAGAVGVVIFNSRPGEANVSMQLDDTAIAIPSVFIPLEFGEALAANSYKIAFNNETDIRPNPEAGLLSDFSSWGLSADGELKPDLAAPGGAIYAAINDNDYANMQGTSMASPHVAGAAVLVKQYLQATYPTKSPQEIEALVKHLLMSTAKAHVNKETTAYTSPRQQGAGIIDTAAAISTGLYLTGEDGYGSITLGNVEDTFSFTVTLHNITNEDKTLNYSTQLTTDTVQNGLITLAPRLLAEIPGGKVTVKANSSTTVTINVDASSFAEELTGLMKNGYYLEGFVRFTDVADGGDIVSIPYVGFRGEFQNLAVLEEPIYNLIADGKGGFYFEPVTAQPNTVDISHHYTGLVTGSTELIYSTDKRSDLAIKTLGTFKNEAGYFVLELDESGKPHLAISPNGDNNQDSLAFKGVFLRNYTDLVASVYAADDTERTNPLWESQPQSGNKNFYSGDPKNPKSSIIYPTEWNGTDSDGNALADGKYQYVLTYSSEVPGAAVQTMIFDVIIDRESPVITTATYDETNFTFNPRPAIEKGESGLYREQVFYLVADASGVTTIPSLLENGDVTVSDNKVFVAQNDDGSFTLPLDLADISKFYYTVEDYAGNISYEKVENLISIGNEKGLVTVNILDKDTNSPVPILFSYSVTDETGKIVAELPRYAGDTSVLKLPFGTYTFDLFLYDTEWSSLAGETKAVVTISEENSTAEVNFYVTLKDKANLLVDIDALLPSGSTIQLVTADGQTIQLPNAKYSKTDYGKFVPVGTYTILPTLPEGYEFLEELDVAVLANQSNVKKLTLINKVALKELIAELAGLEDTARYYNASPELQTAYAKALEDANAIYANKHNQAQVDSALASLVAAREQLNGQATDKEKLIAEVSNYTPTQANFIYYNAENTKQIAYDTAIRSAQLVLNQENVTQAVVNQALADLLAAKTNLDGQKTDISALRSAVSVSSVLKATDAKYLNASENVKQAYDQAVEAAKAILADESASQASVDQALAVLTSAQAELDGVATSTNDAKEPANTATDKKDEGTVTPLPIDSEKVDVQAPPVKDTGNSGHVPIGQKPNPQPALPRPVTLQASLSSPNQEKQVTQLPNTGENDTKYYLVLGIIIGLGTLLVSKRRHKEEV, from the coding sequence ATGAAAAAGAAAGAAACTTTCTCACTTCGGAAGTATAAGATTGGAACTGTGTCTGTTCTTTTGGGTGCAGTTTTTTTGTTTGCAGGTGCACCATCGGTAGCTGCAGATGAATTGACAAGCCTTGTAGAGACTAAGGTGGAAGCAACTGTTCCTGATGCAATCGTCAGCGAATCAGCCTCAGAAAGTCCCGTAGTCGAGGAGTTGGTTGACACTTCTGTGGAGGCTACCTCAACTGATGTAACCACTACAGATAATGAAGAGGAAACACCTGGCTCAGAAGCTCTTGAAAACATCACAAATGCAGAAGTAGAGACAACTCAACCAGCTGTAGAAACTCCAGTTATTTCAGAGAAAAAAGTAGAAGAAGAGGAGAAGCTTTCCGTAGCAGATGAGACTACTGCTATTGCGAATCAGGAAGAAGCGAAACCACAAAACATTGATAGTAATACGATCATTACAGTACCTAAAGTTTGGGATAGTGGTTACAAGGGCGAAGGAACAGTAGTTGCAATCATAGATTCCGGTCTTGACGTTGACCACGATGTATTGCATATTTCAGACCTCTCAACTGCAAAATATAAATCAGAAAAAGAGATAGAAGCAGCTAAAGAAGCAGCAGGAATTACCTACGGTGAATGGTTTAACGATAAGGTTGTATTTGGTTATAATTATGTTGATGTGAATACTGTCTTGAAAGAAGAAGACAAACGTTCACACGGTATGCACGTAACAAGTATTGCCACAGGAAATCCGACACAACCAGTCGCTGGACAATTAATGTATGGTGTAGCTCCTGAAGCGCAAGTCATGTTTATGCGTGTATTCTCAGACCTCAAAGCTACAACAGGCGCAGCATTGTACGTAAAGGCGATTGAAGATGCTGTAAAATTAGGTGCAGATAGCATCAACCTCAGTCTGGGAGGAGCTAACGGCTCTGTTGTTAACATGAATGAAAATGTGACTGCAGCAATCGAGGCTGCTCGTCGTGCAGGGGTTTCTGTTGTTATTGCAGCTGGTAATGATGGAACATTTGGTTCAGGTCATTCTAATCCGTCAGCCGATTATCCAGATTATGGCTTGGTCGGTGCTCCTTCAACAGCGCGCGATGCAATTTCTGTCGCTTCTTACAATAACACAACGGTTGGTAGTAAAGTAATTAATATCATTGGCTTAGAAAACAATGCTGATTTGAATTACGGTAAGAGTTCGTTTGATAATCCAGAGAAAAGTCCTGTACCGTTTGAAATCGGGAAAGAATATGAATATGTCTATGCGGGAATCGGTCAAGCTTCGGATTTTGATGGTCTAGATTTGACTGGAAAGCTTGCACTCATCAAACGAGGAACGATTACTTTCTCAGAAAAAATAGCCAATGCAACAGCTGCAGGTGCAGTAGGGGTGGTCATTTTCAATAGTCGTCCAGGTGAAGCCAATGTAAGCATGCAACTTGATGATACAGCTATTGCAATTCCATCTGTCTTCATTCCATTGGAATTTGGTGAGGCTTTGGCAGCTAACTCATATAAGATTGCGTTCAATAACGAAACGGATATTCGCCCTAACCCAGAAGCAGGTCTTCTTTCAGATTTTTCAAGTTGGGGTCTATCAGCGGATGGCGAGCTAAAACCAGACTTAGCTGCTCCAGGTGGTGCTATTTATGCAGCCATCAATGATAATGACTATGCCAACATGCAGGGAACAAGTATGGCTTCACCACACGTGGCAGGAGCAGCCGTACTAGTAAAACAGTATTTACAGGCAACTTACCCTACTAAGTCCCCTCAAGAAATCGAAGCCTTAGTAAAACACTTGCTTATGTCTACTGCTAAAGCACATGTGAACAAAGAAACAACGGCCTACACTTCCCCACGCCAACAAGGTGCAGGTATCATCGATACTGCAGCAGCTATTTCTACAGGTTTATATTTGACTGGCGAAGATGGGTATGGCAGCATTACCTTGGGAAATGTTGAGGATACATTCAGCTTTACGGTCACACTTCATAACATTACAAACGAAGATAAGACTTTAAACTACTCAACACAATTAACAACGGATACTGTTCAAAACGGATTGATCACCTTGGCTCCACGTCTATTAGCAGAGATTCCTGGCGGTAAGGTGACTGTGAAAGCCAATTCAAGTACAACTGTTACAATTAATGTCGATGCATCAAGCTTTGCAGAAGAATTGACAGGATTGATGAAAAATGGTTACTATCTTGAAGGTTTTGTTCGATTTACAGATGTAGCCGACGGCGGTGATATTGTCAGCATTCCATACGTTGGTTTCCGTGGGGAATTCCAAAATCTAGCCGTTCTAGAAGAGCCGATTTACAATCTTATTGCCGATGGTAAGGGGGGCTTCTACTTTGAACCTGTTACAGCACAGCCAAATACTGTTGACATCAGCCATCACTACACAGGTCTTGTTACAGGAAGTACAGAGTTAATCTATTCTACAGACAAACGATCTGACCTTGCAATCAAGACTCTTGGTACATTTAAAAATGAAGCAGGATACTTTGTTTTAGAGCTTGATGAGTCTGGTAAACCTCATTTAGCTATCTCGCCAAATGGGGATAACAACCAAGATTCGCTCGCTTTCAAAGGTGTCTTCTTGAGAAATTATACTGATTTAGTCGCAAGCGTCTATGCTGCAGATGATACTGAGCGAACAAATCCACTTTGGGAAAGTCAACCACAGTCAGGCAATAAAAACTTCTATAGTGGTGATCCTAAAAATCCAAAATCAAGCATTATTTATCCTACTGAATGGAATGGAACAGATAGTGACGGAAATGCTTTAGCAGATGGTAAGTATCAATACGTTTTGACCTACTCATCTGAAGTTCCAGGTGCAGCAGTACAAACTATGATTTTCGACGTTATCATCGATAGAGAATCACCAGTTATCACCACAGCTACCTATGATGAAACAAACTTTACATTTAACCCTCGTCCAGCCATTGAAAAAGGAGAATCAGGTCTATATCGTGAGCAAGTATTCTATCTTGTAGCAGATGCAAGCGGTGTGACAACTATTCCTTCCTTATTAGAAAATGGTGATGTAACCGTTTCTGATAATAAGGTATTTGTGGCACAAAACGATGATGGCTCCTTCACATTGCCTCTTGATCTTGCAGATATTTCAAAATTCTACTACACAGTGGAGGATTATGCTGGTAACATCAGCTATGAAAAAGTAGAGAATCTGATCAGTATTGGCAATGAAAAAGGGTTGGTAACTGTCAATATTCTTGATAAAGATACAAATAGTCCTGTACCAATACTTTTCTCTTACTCAGTCACCGATGAAACAGGCAAGATTGTTGCAGAATTACCACGATATGCCGGCGATACTAGCGTTCTTAAGCTACCATTTGGTACTTACACCTTTGATTTATTCTTATATGATACAGAGTGGTCAAGCCTAGCAGGTGAAACAAAAGCAGTCGTGACGATTTCGGAAGAAAATAGCACTGCCGAGGTGAATTTCTATGTGACTTTGAAAGATAAGGCCAACTTGCTGGTAGATATTGATGCATTACTACCTTCTGGTTCAACCATCCAACTGGTAACTGCTGATGGCCAGACTATTCAGCTACCAAATGCTAAATATTCTAAGACCGATTATGGTAAATTTGTACCAGTTGGTACCTACACTATCCTTCCAACCCTCCCAGAAGGCTATGAATTTTTGGAAGAATTAGACGTAGCAGTACTAGCAAACCAGTCAAATGTTAAGAAATTAACCTTGATTAATAAAGTTGCTTTGAAAGAACTGATTGCTGAACTTGCAGGACTTGAAGACACAGCGCGTTATTACAATGCTAGTCCGGAACTTCAAACTGCCTATGCTAAAGCATTAGAAGATGCCAATGCAATATATGCCAATAAACACAATCAGGCACAAGTAGATTCAGCACTTGCCAGTCTTGTGGCGGCGAGAGAACAGCTAAACGGTCAGGCTACTGATAAGGAAAAACTAATTGCTGAAGTATCAAACTACACACCGACTCAGGCAAACTTTATTTATTACAATGCTGAAAATACCAAACAAATTGCCTATGATACAGCTATTCGTTCAGCACAACTTGTATTGAACCAAGAGAATGTAACACAGGCAGTTGTCAACCAAGCGTTGGCTGACTTGTTAGCAGCGAAAACCAACTTAGATGGTCAAAAGACTGATATTTCAGCCCTTCGTAGCGCAGTATCCGTTTCTTCCGTATTAAAAGCGACAGATGCTAAGTATCTCAATGCATCTGAGAACGTGAAACAAGCTTATGACCAGGCAGTTGAAGCAGCGAAAGCGATTCTAGCTGATGAATCTGCAAGCCAAGCAAGTGTCGATCAAGCCCTAGCCGTTCTGACAAGCGCTCAGGCAGAACTGGATGGTGTTGCTACTTCAACAAATGATGCCAAAGAGCCAGCAAATACTGCCACTGACAAAAAAGATGAAGGCACTGTAACGCCTCTACCTATAGACTCAGAAAAAGTTGATGTACAGGCACCTCCTGTAAAAGATACTGGGAATTCAGGGCATGTACCGATAGGTCAGAAGCCAAACCCTCAACCAGCTTTACCTCGTCCAGTCACTTTGC
- a CDS encoding ABC transporter substrate-binding protein, whose amino-acid sequence MKRLYSFFVGIIAIVLVLWGISYKLEADSTQGTTDKLVIYNWGDYIDPELLAEFTAETGIQVDYQTFDSNESMYTKIKQGGTTYDLTIPSEYMISKMTEENMLIKLDKSKIEGIENIDPRFMGLSFDKNNDYSIPYFWGTLGIVYNETMVETPPQEWEDLWSEEYRDNIMLIDGVREVMGFGLQSLGYSLNSNNPTEIEKAAEHLYNLTPNVKAIVADEIKGYMIQDAAAIAVSFSGEASEMLDGNENLRYVVPSKGSNLWFDNMVIPKTAKNIDGAYAFMSFMLRPENALRNAEYVGYSTPIPAAKAMLDEETQNDESFYPSEETMKKMEVYDNLGPEMLGMYNDLYLQFKMYRK is encoded by the coding sequence ATGAAACGATTGTATTCATTTTTTGTAGGAATTATAGCTATTGTCCTAGTTTTATGGGGAATTAGTTATAAGTTAGAAGCTGATTCAACCCAGGGGACAACTGATAAACTTGTCATCTATAACTGGGGCGATTATATTGACCCAGAATTACTCGCAGAATTCACTGCTGAAACAGGTATTCAGGTAGATTATCAGACCTTTGACTCCAACGAATCCATGTACACAAAGATTAAGCAGGGTGGAACAACATACGATTTGACAATCCCATCTGAGTACATGATTTCTAAGATGACAGAAGAAAATATGTTAATCAAGCTGGATAAATCTAAGATTGAAGGGATAGAAAATATCGATCCACGATTTATGGGACTTAGCTTTGACAAGAATAATGATTATTCTATTCCATATTTCTGGGGAACCTTGGGTATTGTTTACAATGAAACCATGGTAGAAACTCCTCCTCAGGAATGGGAAGACTTGTGGTCAGAGGAGTACCGTGACAATATCATGTTAATTGATGGTGTGCGTGAAGTCATGGGCTTTGGTCTACAATCACTGGGCTATAGTCTCAATTCCAACAATCCTACCGAGATTGAAAAGGCGGCCGAACATCTTTATAATTTAACTCCAAATGTCAAAGCAATTGTTGCTGATGAGATAAAAGGTTATATGATACAAGATGCGGCAGCAATTGCTGTTTCGTTCTCAGGTGAGGCGAGTGAAATGTTAGATGGAAATGAAAATCTGCGCTATGTTGTACCATCAAAAGGTTCTAACCTTTGGTTCGATAACATGGTCATTCCAAAAACAGCAAAAAATATTGATGGAGCTTACGCCTTTATGAGTTTTATGCTTCGTCCTGAAAATGCGCTTCGCAATGCAGAATATGTTGGTTATTCAACACCAATTCCTGCAGCCAAGGCTATGCTGGATGAGGAGACTCAGAACGACGAATCTTTCTATCCTTCAGAAGAAACGATGAAGAAGATGGAAGTTTATGATAATCTTGGACCAGAGATGCTTGGAATGTATAATGACCTCTATCTCCAATTCAAGATGTATCGGAAATAG